In one window of Arthrobacter pascens DNA:
- a CDS encoding ABC transporter substrate-binding protein: MKTINKIQTAAAGLAVVLALSACGGAATGTQAAGAPAAELSKTQNTRDVSEGVQPDAAAVALLPQSVKDKGELTVAMDLSSPPMTFLAEDNKTPIGVNPDLARLVAKKLGLKLKFENTAFDTIIPGIDGGRYDFTATTMSATPERLKVLDMINYLKGGSAVAVAKGNPLKLTNDTLCGKNIGVTKGSTQQLKHLPNVSKWTCEDKGLPAINGVTLPNVQEALTQLDSKRIDGVFYDASALAWANAQQPDHFTTLEPRMDTRSDTTVAMGLKKGSPLTPALQKAIQSVLESPEYKKSLEYWGLAGSAITEAAIR; encoded by the coding sequence ATGAAGACCATCAACAAGATCCAGACGGCGGCAGCGGGGCTGGCCGTAGTATTGGCGCTGAGCGCTTGTGGCGGCGCGGCCACGGGCACCCAGGCCGCGGGCGCCCCGGCCGCGGAACTTTCGAAGACGCAGAACACTCGTGACGTTTCTGAGGGTGTCCAGCCGGATGCTGCCGCGGTGGCGTTGTTGCCGCAGTCCGTCAAGGACAAGGGTGAGCTGACGGTGGCGATGGATCTGAGCTCCCCGCCGATGACGTTCCTGGCCGAGGACAATAAAACTCCGATTGGTGTGAACCCGGACCTTGCCCGGCTGGTGGCGAAGAAGCTGGGGCTGAAGCTGAAGTTCGAGAACACGGCGTTTGACACGATCATTCCCGGTATCGACGGCGGCCGGTATGACTTCACCGCGACCACGATGTCCGCCACGCCCGAGCGGCTCAAGGTCCTGGACATGATCAACTACCTCAAGGGCGGCTCGGCCGTGGCGGTAGCCAAGGGCAACCCGCTCAAGCTGACCAACGACACGCTCTGCGGCAAAAACATCGGCGTGACCAAGGGCTCCACCCAGCAACTCAAGCACCTGCCCAACGTCTCCAAATGGACCTGTGAGGACAAGGGCCTGCCGGCCATCAACGGTGTCACACTGCCCAACGTCCAGGAAGCCCTGACCCAGCTGGACTCCAAGCGGATCGACGGCGTTTTCTACGACGCGAGTGCCCTGGCATGGGCCAACGCGCAGCAGCCTGACCACTTCACCACCCTGGAGCCCAGGATGGACACCCGCTCAGACACCACCGTCGCGATGGGCCTGAAGAAAGGATCACCGTTGACACCGGCGCTGCAAAAGGCCATCCAGTCCGTCCTGGAATCCCCGGAATACAAGAAGTCCCTGGAGTACTGGGGCCTGGCCGGATCAGCCATCACTGAAGCCGCAATCCGCTAA
- a CDS encoding amino acid ABC transporter permease — MTGKDPALKPRLRRRSTFEYVAWVVCSLIGIGILASVSTNPNFKWDVVAKYFTQETILRGLMLTIFLTVASMVLGTLLGLALAVMRSSIVKPIAATAGVYITLFRGTPVLVQLIFWFNIAALYPNLTIGIPFTDISTAIDVNALMAPITAALVGLTLNQAAYMAEIIRGGFSSVGKGQIEAADSLGMSASTKMRKVIIPQAMPSIIPATGNQVIGMFKETSLVSVLGVAELLQSAQLIYARTYETIPLLIVASLWYLVMTLLLSYPQAKLEEKYSRATSRLPRKAKPVVLTDPEGIAR, encoded by the coding sequence ATGACCGGCAAGGACCCGGCCCTGAAGCCAAGACTCCGGCGGCGCAGCACCTTCGAGTATGTGGCCTGGGTGGTGTGCAGCCTGATCGGCATCGGCATCCTGGCTTCCGTATCGACCAACCCGAACTTCAAGTGGGATGTGGTTGCGAAGTACTTCACCCAGGAGACCATCCTTCGCGGGCTGATGCTGACGATCTTCCTCACGGTAGCCAGCATGGTCCTGGGAACGCTCCTGGGGCTGGCGCTGGCGGTCATGAGGTCCTCCATCGTCAAACCGATCGCAGCCACGGCCGGGGTCTACATCACCTTGTTCCGCGGCACCCCGGTCCTGGTGCAGCTGATCTTCTGGTTCAACATCGCAGCCCTGTACCCGAACCTGACCATCGGAATCCCGTTCACCGACATCAGCACCGCGATTGACGTGAACGCCCTGATGGCACCCATCACCGCGGCCCTGGTCGGCCTGACCCTGAACCAGGCCGCGTACATGGCCGAGATCATCCGCGGCGGGTTCTCCTCGGTCGGGAAGGGCCAGATCGAGGCCGCTGACTCCCTCGGGATGAGCGCCTCAACGAAGATGCGCAAGGTCATCATCCCCCAGGCAATGCCCTCGATCATCCCCGCGACCGGTAACCAGGTCATCGGCATGTTCAAGGAAACCTCCCTCGTGAGTGTCCTTGGTGTTGCTGAGCTGCTCCAAAGCGCCCAGCTGATCTACGCCCGCACCTACGAAACCATCCCGCTGCTGATCGTCGCCAGCCTCTGGTACCTGGTAATGACGCTGCTGCTGAGCTACCCGCAAGCCAAGCTCGAAGAGAAATACTCCCGCGCAACCTCCAGGCTTCCCCGCAAGGCCAAACCCGTTGTGCTCACCGACCCGGAAGGTATCGCCCGATGA
- a CDS encoding amino acid ABC transporter ATP-binding protein — protein sequence MSADGTILAKKIRKSFGHKTVLKDIDLEIASGEICCIIGPSGSGKSTVLRCINGLETVDSGVLKVNGEDFGYYETENAYHALPPKKLAEQRTRLGMVFQQFNLFPNMTAHENIMSGPVLVKGADKKESAKRAHELLASVGLAGFGDYYPAQLSGGQQQRVAIARSLAMDPEIMLFDEPTSALDPEKVGEVLAVMQDLAKKGMTMVVVTHEMGFAREVADSLIFMDDGYIVERGDAREILSNPKEPRTQAFLRQVL from the coding sequence ATGAGTGCAGACGGAACCATCCTCGCCAAGAAAATCCGAAAGTCCTTCGGACACAAAACAGTCCTCAAGGACATCGACCTGGAGATCGCCAGCGGAGAGATCTGCTGCATCATCGGCCCCAGCGGCTCCGGCAAATCCACCGTCCTGCGCTGCATCAACGGCCTGGAAACAGTGGACTCCGGAGTCCTGAAAGTCAACGGCGAAGACTTCGGCTACTACGAAACCGAGAACGCCTACCACGCCCTGCCGCCCAAGAAACTCGCCGAGCAGCGCACCAGGCTCGGCATGGTCTTCCAGCAGTTCAACCTCTTCCCGAACATGACAGCGCACGAGAACATCATGTCCGGACCCGTCCTGGTCAAGGGCGCTGATAAGAAAGAATCAGCCAAACGGGCCCACGAACTGCTCGCCAGTGTCGGCCTGGCCGGGTTCGGGGACTACTACCCCGCCCAGCTCTCGGGCGGGCAGCAGCAGCGCGTCGCGATCGCCAGGTCCCTGGCCATGGACCCCGAGATCATGCTCTTCGACGAACCCACCTCGGCCCTGGACCCGGAAAAAGTCGGCGAAGTCCTCGCCGTCATGCAGGACCTGGCCAAAAAAGGCATGACCATGGTCGTGGTGACCCACGAAATGGGCTTCGCCCGCGAAGTCGCCGACTCCCTGATCTTCATGGACGACGGCTACATCGTCGAACGCGGCGACGCCCGCGAAATCCTCTCCAACCCCAAGGAACCCCGCACCCAGGCATTCCTCAGGCAGGTGCTCTAA
- the solA gene encoding N-methyl-L-tryptophan oxidase, translating into MDGKLAVIGLGSIGSMALWQASRLSQDVVGFEAASPAHGRSAVGGDTRLFRMIYRGNPDLYPILERSRNLWAELEAETGQNILARTGGLSIGTKNGAYLTALLETTHTTGAEHQILSREQMAQRYPQHNLRTDDIAVYDPHAGALRTDRAVTAAVAAAQANGATIHTNTPIDNITETSDGVLITSGEKTWTFENVIISSGGWSRKLMPESLQTHTQPNRVFLTWFVAKDPALFSPEKFPVFIRIEEDRSMYGAPAVDGATVKATLDFRPTPIENAGAVPRELTPAEIAETTETVSEFFPGLYPNIVRSDAFPDLFTTDRSPLVGRFSEGSRIYCATGFSGGGFKNATGYGQIAAHEALGKRTFEGLDFVRPQRFITG; encoded by the coding sequence ATGGACGGAAAACTCGCCGTTATCGGCCTGGGCAGCATCGGGAGCATGGCCCTCTGGCAGGCCTCCCGCCTGAGCCAGGACGTCGTCGGGTTCGAAGCCGCGTCCCCCGCCCACGGCCGTAGCGCCGTGGGCGGGGACACCCGGCTCTTCCGCATGATCTACCGCGGAAACCCCGACCTCTACCCCATCCTGGAACGCTCCCGGAATCTCTGGGCCGAACTCGAAGCCGAAACAGGGCAGAACATCCTCGCCCGCACCGGCGGACTCTCCATAGGAACCAAAAACGGGGCCTACCTCACCGCCCTGCTGGAAACCACCCACACCACCGGAGCCGAACACCAAATCCTCAGCCGCGAACAAATGGCCCAACGCTACCCCCAGCACAACCTCCGCACCGACGACATCGCGGTCTATGACCCGCACGCCGGCGCCCTGCGCACCGACCGGGCAGTCACAGCCGCCGTCGCCGCCGCCCAGGCCAACGGCGCAACAATCCACACCAACACCCCCATCGACAACATCACCGAAACCAGCGACGGCGTCCTCATCACCTCCGGTGAGAAAACCTGGACCTTCGAGAACGTCATCATCTCCTCCGGCGGCTGGTCACGGAAGCTTATGCCGGAGTCTCTGCAGACGCACACCCAGCCGAACAGGGTGTTCCTCACATGGTTCGTCGCCAAAGATCCCGCGCTCTTCTCACCGGAGAAGTTCCCCGTCTTCATCCGGATCGAGGAGGACCGCTCCATGTACGGGGCACCCGCCGTCGACGGCGCCACCGTCAAGGCAACCCTGGACTTCCGACCAACCCCGATCGAGAACGCCGGTGCAGTTCCCAGGGAACTTACTCCTGCTGAGATTGCCGAGACAACCGAGACGGTGAGCGAGTTTTTCCCCGGCCTGTACCCCAACATCGTCAGGTCGGACGCTTTCCCCGACCTCTTCACGACCGACCGCAGCCCGCTGGTCGGCCGGTTCAGCGAAGGCAGCAGGATCTACTGCGCGACCGGCTTCTCCGGCGGCGGCTTCAAAAACGCCACCGGCTACGGCCAGATCGCCGCACATGAAGCCCTCGGCAAACGCACCTTCGAGGGTCTGGACTTCGTCCGGCCCCAACGGTTCATAACCGGCTGA
- a CDS encoding NAD-dependent succinate-semialdehyde dehydrogenase has product MSLSFDPTTLHTDLFIDGAWRKATRGATFAVENPATNEIIAQVADGGPEDAALAIEAAGRAQAAWGKSTPRERADILRRAFDLVIANTDRLAAIMTAEMGKPLAEAKGEVAYGADMLRWFSEEAVRVGGDSTTSVDGNTRILISKEPVGPSVLVTPWNFPLAMGARKIAPAVAAGCTMVFKPAELTPLTSLALVDIFQQAGLPDGVLNVVTTASAAPVVENWTSSGIARKISFTGSTGVGKILLRQAAENVMRSSMELGGNAPFIVLADADIEKAVDGAMKAKMRNMGEACTAANRFFVHRSVLAEFSEKFSKKMSELRVGDGALDGTEVGPLIEQKGLDKVQSLVADAVSKGARVLTGGTRPEGPGYFYTPTVLTDVPLDADLMSTEIFGPVAAITPFDSEDEVLRVANDTDWGLVGYVFTENTGKAMRFSAELEVGMVGINTGLVSNPIAPFGGIKQSGLGREGGKIGIEEFLEYKYTAIAI; this is encoded by the coding sequence ATGAGTCTTTCCTTTGATCCCACCACTCTTCATACTGACTTGTTCATCGACGGTGCCTGGCGGAAGGCCACTCGTGGTGCCACCTTCGCCGTCGAAAACCCGGCAACGAACGAAATCATTGCCCAGGTCGCCGACGGCGGACCCGAGGACGCGGCCCTGGCCATTGAGGCCGCGGGCCGGGCCCAGGCAGCGTGGGGCAAGTCCACGCCCCGGGAACGGGCCGACATCCTGCGCCGCGCCTTTGACCTGGTCATTGCCAACACCGACCGGCTGGCCGCGATCATGACCGCCGAAATGGGCAAGCCCCTTGCCGAGGCCAAGGGCGAGGTGGCCTACGGCGCCGACATGCTCCGCTGGTTCTCCGAAGAGGCAGTCCGCGTCGGCGGGGACAGCACCACCTCAGTCGATGGCAACACCCGGATCCTGATCAGCAAGGAACCGGTTGGCCCCTCCGTGCTGGTCACCCCGTGGAACTTCCCGCTGGCCATGGGCGCCCGGAAGATCGCCCCCGCCGTCGCCGCCGGCTGCACCATGGTCTTCAAACCCGCGGAGCTGACCCCGCTGACCTCCCTGGCCCTGGTGGACATTTTCCAGCAGGCCGGCCTGCCCGACGGTGTACTGAACGTCGTCACCACTGCCAGCGCCGCCCCGGTGGTGGAGAACTGGACCAGCAGCGGCATCGCCCGCAAGATCAGCTTCACCGGCTCCACCGGAGTCGGCAAGATCCTGCTGCGTCAGGCAGCGGAGAACGTCATGCGCTCCTCGATGGAACTGGGCGGGAACGCCCCGTTCATCGTCCTCGCTGACGCGGACATCGAAAAGGCTGTTGACGGGGCCATGAAGGCAAAGATGCGGAACATGGGCGAAGCCTGCACCGCGGCCAACCGCTTCTTCGTGCACCGTTCAGTGCTGGCCGAATTCTCCGAGAAGTTCTCCAAGAAGATGTCCGAACTGCGGGTCGGCGACGGCGCCCTGGACGGCACCGAGGTCGGGCCCCTGATCGAGCAGAAGGGCCTGGACAAGGTCCAAAGCCTCGTGGCAGACGCCGTGTCCAAGGGTGCCCGGGTCCTGACCGGCGGCACCCGCCCTGAGGGCCCCGGCTACTTCTACACCCCCACCGTCCTGACCGACGTTCCCCTGGACGCGGACCTGATGAGCACCGAGATCTTCGGACCGGTCGCTGCCATCACCCCCTTCGACAGCGAAGACGAAGTGCTCCGCGTAGCCAACGACACCGACTGGGGCCTTGTCGGCTACGTGTTCACTGAGAACACAGGCAAAGCCATGCGGTTCTCCGCCGAACTCGAAGTCGGAATGGTCGGCATCAACACCGGCCTCGTTTCCAACCCGATAGCACCCTTCGGCGGCATCAAACAGTCCGGCCTGGGACGCGAAGGCGGCAAGATCGGCATCGAAGAATTCCTCGAGTACAAATACACCGCAATAGCAATCTAA
- a CDS encoding GntR family transcriptional regulator, whose product MEGRSTAQLIADQLREQIIQGIFRPGEQINESILADQLNTSRSPVREAVQRLCQEGILINRRNHGVFVLELSTQDSKEIYAVREAMETTSADTLLNSSPKHIKNTCRALKTILRNMQRRVEATNWQSIAQLDMQFHTTIVAAAGNRRMTRIYETLAAESTMCILNLKFSYPQAQTLIQEHQHILDLLENGNREELHKALKHHMQKAIP is encoded by the coding sequence TTGGAAGGAAGGTCCACCGCGCAGCTGATCGCCGATCAGCTGCGCGAACAAATCATCCAAGGCATCTTCCGCCCCGGAGAACAGATCAACGAATCCATCCTCGCCGACCAACTGAACACCTCCAGGAGCCCGGTCCGGGAAGCCGTGCAGCGCCTGTGCCAGGAAGGCATCCTCATCAACCGGCGCAACCACGGCGTGTTCGTCCTCGAACTCTCGACCCAGGACAGCAAGGAAATCTACGCCGTGCGTGAGGCTATGGAAACAACCTCCGCAGATACTTTGCTCAACAGCAGCCCCAAACACATCAAAAACACCTGCCGGGCCCTGAAAACAATCCTCAGGAACATGCAAAGGCGGGTCGAGGCAACCAATTGGCAATCCATCGCACAACTGGACATGCAATTCCACACCACAATCGTCGCTGCCGCCGGCAACAGGAGAATGACCCGAATTTATGAAACCCTGGCCGCTGAATCAACAATGTGCATTCTCAACCTGAAATTCTCCTACCCACAAGCCCAAACGCTGATCCAGGAACACCAGCACATCCTCGACCTGCTCGAAAACGGCAATCGGGAAGAACTCCATAAAGCCCTCAAGCACCACATGCAAAAAGCCATTCCATGA
- a CDS encoding GntR family transcriptional regulator: MVEQIKIVHSSTVQQVADGLVAMILSGGLKPGERLRESLLADNLGLSRNTIREAVRIVQAGGLIRHRANQGAIVWDPTDAEIMDVYNARYHLETTAARSISESTSMDEVHAAMEEFRAVLKSGDPFKIVEKDLAVHSAIVGLLGSQKLRTFYQQLVTELRYFMFVLSIENHEYEDPDTLEAEHQNIVDALDSRDPVLAEKVIADTIIQYRESIREIIAQRH; the protein is encoded by the coding sequence ATGGTTGAGCAGATTAAGATAGTCCATTCATCTACGGTGCAGCAGGTCGCGGATGGACTCGTAGCCATGATCCTGAGCGGTGGGCTTAAGCCAGGTGAACGGCTCAGGGAGAGTCTCCTCGCCGACAACCTAGGACTTTCTCGGAACACTATTCGTGAAGCGGTCCGCATAGTTCAAGCGGGCGGCCTCATTCGCCACCGCGCCAATCAGGGCGCCATCGTTTGGGATCCTACCGACGCCGAGATCATGGATGTCTACAACGCTCGTTATCATCTCGAAACCACGGCCGCACGCAGCATCTCCGAAAGCACGTCCATGGACGAGGTTCACGCCGCCATGGAGGAGTTCCGCGCGGTTTTGAAGAGCGGAGACCCGTTCAAGATTGTCGAGAAGGACCTTGCGGTTCACAGCGCAATTGTCGGACTGCTCGGAAGCCAGAAGTTGAGGACCTTCTATCAGCAATTGGTAACCGAACTGAGGTACTTCATGTTTGTGCTTTCGATTGAAAATCACGAATATGAGGATCCAGATACGCTCGAAGCAGAGCACCAGAATATAGTTGATGCGCTTGACTCGCGTGACCCCGTACTCGCGGAGAAGGTTATAGCAGATACCATCATCCAATATCGGGAATCGATCCGGGAGATTATCGCCCAACGGCATTAG
- a CDS encoding NAD(P)/FAD-dependent oxidoreductase yields MKLNPYWLDTAEASGDYRRTPVPENVDVAIIGAGFTGLSAALEFARQGASVAVFERHTVGWGASGRNGGMATTGLAIGFSTAVKRYGAKRAVEMFREYNDAIDSIEKLVHDNGIECDYKRDGKLSLAFHKSHYEGFLRSQEKMAALADHHVTVIPKSEIHSEIGTDFYQGAMLDPLGAGLHVGKFVHGLGGAAVAAGADICEEAGVTELKKVSGTVHDVHTTRGITRAKQVLVATSGYTGNVTPWLQRRVIPVGSFIICTEPLPEDVVNRILPNRRMASDSKMLCYYFRITPDNRLLFGGRARFALSSPDSDVKSAEILRKAMLELFPYLSNANVDYIWGGLVDLSMDQMVHAGVHDGLYYSLAYSGHGVQMAAHMGKRMAHYMAGDKSANVWEDLKNPPVPGHFGPPWFLPFIGGAAKIIDRFS; encoded by the coding sequence GTGAAACTTAATCCCTATTGGCTGGACACTGCCGAAGCATCCGGAGACTACCGGCGCACTCCGGTTCCCGAGAACGTCGACGTCGCCATCATCGGCGCCGGATTTACAGGACTCTCCGCAGCCCTGGAATTTGCCCGGCAGGGCGCGAGCGTTGCCGTTTTCGAACGTCACACCGTGGGGTGGGGCGCATCGGGCCGGAACGGGGGAATGGCGACTACCGGGTTGGCCATCGGCTTCAGCACGGCCGTGAAGCGTTATGGCGCCAAGCGTGCCGTGGAGATGTTCCGGGAATACAACGACGCCATCGACAGCATCGAGAAGCTGGTGCATGACAATGGCATCGAGTGTGACTACAAGCGGGACGGAAAGCTCTCGCTGGCGTTCCACAAGTCCCACTATGAGGGCTTCCTGAGGTCGCAGGAGAAGATGGCCGCCCTGGCCGACCACCATGTCACCGTTATCCCCAAATCCGAGATCCACAGCGAAATCGGCACGGACTTCTACCAGGGGGCCATGCTTGACCCACTGGGAGCGGGCCTGCACGTGGGCAAGTTCGTGCATGGGTTGGGCGGGGCGGCTGTTGCCGCCGGCGCGGATATCTGCGAGGAGGCCGGTGTCACGGAGCTGAAGAAGGTTTCGGGCACGGTGCACGATGTGCACACCACCCGGGGCATCACCAGGGCCAAGCAGGTCCTGGTTGCTACCAGCGGCTACACCGGCAACGTCACCCCCTGGCTGCAGCGCAGGGTCATCCCGGTGGGCAGCTTCATTATCTGCACCGAGCCGTTGCCCGAAGACGTGGTCAACCGCATCCTGCCGAACCGGCGCATGGCCTCGGACAGCAAGATGCTCTGTTACTACTTCCGGATCACGCCGGACAACCGTCTGCTGTTCGGTGGCCGGGCCCGTTTTGCGCTGTCCAGCCCGGATTCGGACGTCAAGAGCGCCGAGATCCTGCGCAAGGCAATGCTCGAGCTCTTCCCCTACCTATCCAACGCCAACGTGGACTATATCTGGGGCGGACTGGTGGACCTCTCAATGGACCAGATGGTCCATGCCGGTGTCCACGACGGGCTCTACTACTCCTTGGCCTACAGCGGCCACGGGGTCCAGATGGCCGCACACATGGGCAAGAGGATGGCGCACTACATGGCCGGCGACAAGAGCGCCAACGTTTGGGAAGACCTGAAGAACCCGCCCGTGCCGGGCCACTTCGGGCCGCCCTGGTTCCTGCCCTTCATCGGCGGGGCCGCAAAAATCATCGACCGCTTCAGCTAG
- a CDS encoding haloacid dehalogenase type II, which yields MAETNRPKYISFDIYGTLINWNTDSTTRRLLAGRLPEEQWPAFKKVFRGYRFDEVLGDYKPYEQILQNSFDRVCKFFGIGPTPGAGAEFADAVRGFGAHDDVPAPLKLMGDNYKLVALSNADDSFLEISIPKLGADFHAVLTAEQAQAYKPRYQAFEYMLDTLNAKPEDFLHIASHTRYDMHPMHDMGFRNLWVLDRGYDPITGGYDYNAVKSLDEINKHLGL from the coding sequence ATGGCAGAGACCAACCGACCGAAGTACATCTCTTTTGATATCTACGGCACCCTGATCAACTGGAATACTGATTCCACTACCCGCCGGCTGCTCGCGGGCCGTCTGCCTGAAGAGCAGTGGCCTGCGTTCAAGAAGGTTTTTCGCGGGTACCGGTTCGACGAGGTTCTTGGCGACTACAAGCCCTACGAGCAGATCCTTCAGAATTCCTTCGACCGTGTATGTAAGTTTTTTGGCATTGGGCCGACCCCCGGTGCGGGCGCAGAGTTCGCTGACGCTGTACGTGGCTTTGGTGCCCACGATGACGTTCCGGCTCCGCTCAAGCTCATGGGCGATAACTACAAACTGGTGGCTCTGTCCAACGCGGACGACAGCTTCCTGGAGATCAGCATTCCCAAGCTCGGCGCTGACTTCCACGCCGTGTTGACCGCTGAGCAGGCCCAGGCCTACAAGCCGCGCTACCAGGCATTCGAGTACATGCTGGACACACTGAACGCCAAGCCGGAGGACTTCCTGCACATCGCCTCACACACCCGCTACGACATGCACCCGATGCACGACATGGGCTTCCGCAACCTCTGGGTGCTGGACCGTGGCTATGACCCCATTACCGGGGGCTACGACTACAACGCCGTTAAGTCCCTGGACGAGATCAACAAGCACCTCGGTCTCTAA
- a CDS encoding GntR family transcriptional regulator, giving the protein MNTPAEGPGPMAQRNPPKRQMLTDDVYKTVRNHLLAGRFKPGSWLNLDQLARQLNVSNTPIRQALGRLEAEGLVTKLPYRGFAVANALDMETVEDIYFGRNLLEPTLASLAAQKASPDELDELGRLLQRIDVIVARDPADWADGHVKACLEADETFHRTISRMGGNKITEQMAAWLQDRMMPNRSLFLRGDAAAKSHSEHLAVFAALRDGNPQAAENAMKSHLDAALGRFRSASA; this is encoded by the coding sequence ATGAACACACCGGCGGAAGGCCCAGGCCCGATGGCGCAACGGAACCCACCCAAGCGTCAGATGCTGACCGACGACGTCTACAAAACAGTCCGCAACCACCTGCTGGCTGGACGCTTCAAGCCCGGCAGTTGGCTGAATCTGGACCAGTTGGCCCGTCAACTGAACGTTTCCAACACCCCCATACGGCAGGCCCTCGGGCGGCTCGAGGCCGAAGGCCTGGTGACGAAGCTCCCCTACCGCGGATTCGCCGTGGCGAATGCACTGGACATGGAAACGGTCGAGGACATCTACTTCGGGCGCAACCTACTTGAACCGACGCTCGCGAGCCTGGCCGCACAGAAGGCATCCCCCGATGAACTGGACGAGCTGGGCAGGTTGCTTCAGAGGATCGACGTCATTGTCGCCCGCGACCCGGCCGACTGGGCCGATGGCCATGTGAAGGCATGCCTGGAGGCCGACGAGACATTCCATCGAACAATTTCCCGGATGGGCGGGAATAAAATTACGGAGCAAATGGCGGCATGGTTGCAGGACCGGATGATGCCTAACAGGAGTCTATTCCTGCGTGGCGATGCAGCTGCGAAATCGCATTCCGAACACCTTGCGGTGTTTGCCGCTTTACGGGACGGCAACCCCCAAGCAGCCGAAAACGCCATGAAGTCCCATCTGGATGCCGCCCTTGGCCGTTTTCGTAGTGCATCCGCATGA
- a CDS encoding ABC transporter substrate-binding protein — MFENQPTTGRARKGASIAALLATAVLALSACSGGGASQAAPSDDPNATLLVWTDSTRQAGFEAFQKANPNVKMKIETVDGSALLTKIQLFNRTGSGWPDVVFSQNPDDATSLSSSQYNYMASLDSLVSQDVQKGFGNANQGCTQGGKLMCLKNDLAQDVLWYNKPLMEKFGYKLPTTWDEYQALGKKVAAEHPGYIIGAAGDTNVYYDYFWSSGCPLQTVVSDTEVKINTKDPKCTRVADMLDPLLANGSVAKASPFDPSVAALGKDQKVLMMPGASWFGDFVFKPAASFGSPEGVIAAAPIPAWSGEPTNYSGAQGGGIYMVSSHSKNTAGAVKIALWMATSNDYQTTAPTYPAYGPAATAWAARLASDKFYAENPFPVLQAAAGKINPAESPTRYGMAPALSATVTAAIKSGKTIASSLEDLQTQLAGVAQTTGYAVTQ, encoded by the coding sequence ATGTTTGAAAACCAACCCACAACGGGCCGGGCGAGGAAGGGGGCCTCGATCGCCGCCTTGTTGGCCACGGCCGTGTTGGCGCTTTCCGCATGTTCGGGCGGGGGGGCGTCGCAGGCGGCGCCTTCCGACGATCCGAACGCGACGCTGCTGGTCTGGACCGACTCGACCCGCCAAGCCGGGTTTGAGGCCTTCCAGAAAGCAAATCCCAATGTGAAGATGAAGATCGAGACGGTTGATGGGTCTGCTCTGCTGACTAAGATCCAGCTTTTCAACCGCACCGGTTCCGGGTGGCCGGACGTCGTCTTTTCACAGAATCCTGATGATGCTACTTCCCTGTCGAGCAGCCAGTACAACTACATGGCGTCATTGGATTCCCTGGTGTCCCAGGATGTGCAAAAGGGCTTCGGCAACGCCAACCAGGGATGCACGCAAGGCGGGAAACTTATGTGTTTGAAGAACGACCTTGCTCAGGACGTTCTTTGGTACAACAAACCGCTCATGGAAAAGTTCGGCTACAAGCTGCCCACAACATGGGACGAGTACCAGGCGCTGGGCAAGAAGGTCGCTGCCGAACACCCGGGCTACATCATCGGCGCCGCAGGCGACACCAATGTTTACTATGACTACTTTTGGTCCAGCGGCTGCCCGCTGCAGACCGTCGTCAGCGACACCGAAGTCAAGATCAATACCAAGGATCCCAAGTGCACCCGTGTAGCGGACATGCTTGATCCGCTGCTGGCCAATGGGTCCGTGGCGAAGGCAAGCCCGTTCGATCCGTCCGTCGCGGCCCTGGGCAAGGACCAGAAGGTCTTGATGATGCCGGGAGCTTCGTGGTTCGGGGACTTCGTCTTCAAGCCAGCGGCGTCCTTCGGCAGTCCTGAGGGTGTGATTGCGGCGGCACCGATTCCGGCCTGGTCCGGGGAGCCTACGAACTACTCCGGCGCTCAGGGCGGCGGTATCTACATGGTCTCCTCACACTCCAAGAACACGGCCGGAGCCGTGAAAATCGCACTATGGATGGCTACCAGTAATGATTACCAGACGACCGCTCCGACCTACCCGGCCTACGGACCCGCTGCCACAGCATGGGCGGCCCGTCTCGCGTCCGACAAGTTCTACGCCGAGAACCCGTTCCCTGTCTTGCAGGCTGCAGCCGGCAAGATCAACCCTGCCGAGAGTCCAACCCGGTACGGGATGGCGCCTGCGCTCAGCGCTACGGTCACGGCTGCGATCAAGTCCGGCAAGACCATAGCCTCCTCGCTGGAGGATCTGCAGACACAGCTGGCAGGTGTCGCGCAGACCACCGGCTATGCGGTCACCCAGTAG